From Virgibacillus ihumii, the proteins below share one genomic window:
- the spoIVA gene encoding stage IV sporulation protein A: MERVDIFKDISKRTNGDIYLGIVGAVRTGKSTFIKRFMESVVLPNIEDDGERGRAHDELPQSAAGKTIMTTEPKFIPNQAVSVHVDDGLDVNVRLVDCVGYAVEGAKGFEDENGPRMINTPWYEDPIPFHDAAEIGTRKVIQEHSTIGVVVTTDGTIGEIERSDYQEAESKVVEELKEVGKPFIMVVNSTRPTSQETELYRQELTEQYDIPVLAMSIESMTEHDVYNVLREALYEFPVLEVNVNLPSWVMVLNEDHWLRRNYQDAIQSTVQNIKRLRDVDSIVGDFEEYDNIAKANLAGMEMGDGVAEIDLHAPDYLYDDILKEIVGQQIRGKDHLLELMQDFAHAKREYDQVAGALQMVKQTGYGIAAPSLEDMELDEPEIIRQGSRFGVRLKAMAPSIHMIKVEVESEFAPIIGTEKQSEELVRYLMQDFEEDPLSIWESDIFGRSLSSIVREGIQAKIALMPENARYKLKDTLERIINEGSGGLIAIIL, encoded by the coding sequence TTGGAGAGAGTTGATATTTTTAAAGATATTTCGAAACGGACGAATGGAGATATTTATCTGGGAATTGTCGGTGCAGTCCGAACCGGGAAGTCTACCTTTATTAAACGCTTTATGGAGTCCGTAGTATTGCCAAATATCGAGGATGATGGCGAAAGAGGACGTGCTCATGATGAACTGCCGCAGAGTGCTGCGGGCAAGACCATTATGACGACCGAGCCGAAATTCATTCCGAATCAGGCGGTATCTGTTCATGTTGATGACGGTTTGGATGTTAACGTAAGACTTGTTGATTGTGTTGGTTATGCAGTGGAAGGTGCCAAGGGATTTGAAGATGAAAATGGACCACGAATGATAAATACCCCATGGTACGAAGACCCTATTCCTTTTCATGATGCCGCGGAAATTGGAACCAGGAAAGTCATTCAGGAGCATTCCACCATTGGAGTTGTTGTAACTACTGATGGGACAATTGGTGAGATTGAGCGATCTGATTATCAGGAAGCTGAATCGAAAGTGGTGGAAGAGCTGAAAGAGGTTGGAAAACCTTTTATTATGGTGGTAAACTCCACTCGTCCGACAAGCCAGGAAACAGAATTGTATCGTCAGGAGCTAACTGAACAATATGATATTCCCGTACTTGCCATGAGTATTGAATCAATGACAGAACATGATGTGTATAATGTTCTGCGGGAAGCACTTTATGAATTCCCTGTTTTGGAAGTGAATGTGAATCTCCCAAGCTGGGTAATGGTTCTCAATGAAGATCACTGGCTGAGGCGAAATTATCAGGATGCAATTCAATCAACTGTCCAGAATATCAAAAGGCTTCGCGATGTCGACAGTATCGTTGGAGATTTCGAGGAATACGACAACATTGCTAAAGCAAATCTGGCAGGTATGGAAATGGGTGACGGTGTAGCGGAAATTGACTTACATGCGCCAGATTATCTGTACGATGATATATTGAAGGAAATTGTTGGCCAGCAGATTCGCGGCAAAGATCACCTCCTGGAATTAATGCAGGACTTCGCACACGCGAAACGGGAATATGATCAGGTAGCAGGAGCATTACAAATGGTTAAGCAAACCGGATACGGAATTGCCGCTCCTTCGCTTGAAGATATGGAACTGGATGAACCGGAAATTATTCGTCAGGGTTCCAGGTTTGGGGTAAGGCTTAAGGCAATGGCCCCCTCGATTCATATGATTAAAGTAGAAGTGGAATCAGAATTTGCTCCAATCATTGGTACAGAGAAACAGAGCGAGGAACTAGTCAGATATCTGATGCAGGATTTCGAGGAAGATCCTTTATCCATTTGGGAATCAGATATTTTTGGAAGGTCATTAAGCTCGATTGTACGAGAAGGAATTCAGGCAAAAATAGCACTTATGCCAGAGAATGCACGGTATAAGCTCAAAGATACACTGGAACGAATTATAAATGAAGGATCCGGTGGATTAATAGCAATAATCTTGTAG
- a CDS encoding DUF2768 family protein codes for MSQSMLNMWISFIGMALLLLSIGLILLSRHKLRGWLAGIVSLLAYLSLILGGIIILYIVFSGPTS; via the coding sequence ATGTCTCAGAGTATGCTGAATATGTGGATTTCATTTATCGGTATGGCACTCCTCCTACTTTCAATCGGACTTATCCTGCTCAGCCGGCATAAACTGAGAGGCTGGCTCGCAGGTATTGTCTCATTACTGGCTTACCTGTCGTTAATCCTTGGTGGGATTATTATTTTGTACATTGTCTTCAGCGGGCCGACAAGTTAG
- a CDS encoding stage VI sporulation protein F → MSNSWNDPFDQLQQQADINPDQIYKVAESVKNADFSDETTVRALVQKLAKIAGKPISKAKEDKIVQSITDNNMPMDMQTLNQLFKK, encoded by the coding sequence GTGAGTAATTCCTGGAACGATCCTTTTGATCAATTACAGCAGCAGGCAGATATCAACCCGGATCAAATTTACAAAGTAGCTGAATCCGTCAAAAATGCTGATTTTTCCGATGAAACAACGGTAAGAGCATTGGTTCAGAAACTGGCAAAAATAGCCGGAAAGCCTATTTCAAAAGCGAAAGAGGATAAGATTGTACAATCCATCACAGACAACAATATGCCGATGGATATGCAAACATTGAATCAGCTGTTTAAAAAGTAG
- a CDS encoding NAD(P)H-dependent glycerol-3-phosphate dehydrogenase, which yields MSKVAVIGAGSWGTALSIVLSDNGHDVRLWTHRKKQADTINNERINENYLEVKIPENIKAFDDLQAAIDDVKAIVLVVPTKAIREVSKQLYSLLKKKITIIHATKGIEPESLKRVSQMISEEMDAYSYEDIVVLSGPSHAEEVGKRLPTTVTVSSLDSSNAELAQDLFINESFRVYTSPDVVGIELGGALKNIIALGAGISDGLGYGDNAKAALITRGLAEITRLGTSLGANPLTFLGLPGVGDLIVTCTSVHSRNWRAGNLLGKGHKLDEVLDQMGMVVEGVRTAKAAYQFAEDQDIEMPITAGIYQILFENKYPRDIVEQLMSRNKREEMDDLAELIGGNYSK from the coding sequence ATGAGTAAAGTAGCAGTAATTGGTGCAGGCAGCTGGGGAACAGCCCTCAGTATTGTATTGTCTGACAATGGTCATGATGTCCGTCTGTGGACACATCGTAAAAAGCAGGCTGATACAATAAATAACGAACGAATAAACGAAAATTATTTAGAAGTAAAAATACCTGAAAACATTAAGGCATTTGATGATTTACAGGCAGCAATTGATGACGTCAAAGCCATCGTACTGGTTGTACCGACAAAAGCTATACGCGAAGTAAGCAAACAACTATACAGTTTACTGAAGAAAAAAATAACCATTATTCATGCCACCAAGGGAATTGAGCCGGAGTCACTTAAACGTGTATCCCAAATGATCAGTGAAGAAATGGATGCGTACAGCTATGAAGATATTGTGGTGCTTTCGGGTCCAAGTCATGCTGAGGAGGTTGGCAAGCGGCTGCCAACAACGGTAACCGTCTCATCGCTTGACAGTTCCAATGCCGAATTGGCACAGGATCTGTTTATTAATGAATCTTTTCGTGTATATACAAGCCCTGATGTGGTTGGAATTGAACTTGGCGGAGCATTAAAAAATATAATAGCACTTGGTGCGGGTATTTCGGACGGTTTAGGGTATGGTGATAATGCTAAAGCAGCTTTGATTACGAGAGGTCTGGCTGAAATTACCCGGTTGGGTACCTCTCTGGGAGCCAATCCGCTAACATTTCTGGGGCTTCCTGGTGTTGGGGATTTGATCGTAACATGTACCAGTGTCCACAGCAGAAACTGGCGTGCCGGCAATCTGTTGGGTAAAGGACATAAGCTGGATGAAGTACTTGACCAAATGGGGATGGTTGTTGAAGGCGTTCGTACCGCAAAGGCCGCATATCAATTTGCTGAAGACCAGGATATAGAAATGCCAATAACCGCCGGTATATACCAGATTCTGTTTGAGAATAAATATCCTCGCGATATTGTGGAGCAATTGATGAGTCGCAACAAACGTGAAGAGATGGATGATCTTGCAGAATTAATTGGAGGAAACTATTCCAAATAA
- the der gene encoding ribosome biogenesis GTPase Der, whose protein sequence is MRKSVVAIVGRPNVGKSTIFNRLVGERISIVEDTPGVTRDRIYAEAEWLTTTFNLIDTGGIDVGDEPLLIQMRQQAEVAIEEADVIIFLLNGREGITAADEEVAKLLFKSNKPVVVGVNKMDNPEMRQEVYEFYSLGFGEPYPISGSHGLGLGDLLDEVVGYFPKEQEIEMPDDTIYFSVIGRPNVGKSSLVNSMLNEDRVIVSEIEGTTRDAVDTHLRKDDQDFVIIDTAGMRKRGKVYETTEKYSVLRALKAIERSDVVLVLLDAETGIREQDKKIAGYAHDAGRAIIIVVNKWDTIESSDKTMKEFEEKVRAHFQFLDYAPVVFLSAKTRKRLHTLIPAIRTASENHAKRIQTNVLNDVIMDALAMNPTPTVKGRKLKVLYATQVAVKPPSFVVFVNDPDLMHFTYKRFLENRIRDAFGFTGTPIKIFARRRQ, encoded by the coding sequence ATGAGGAAATCTGTAGTAGCAATAGTTGGCAGACCGAATGTCGGTAAATCAACTATTTTTAATCGACTGGTCGGAGAGAGAATTTCAATTGTTGAAGATACTCCCGGGGTTACCAGGGACCGAATATATGCCGAAGCTGAATGGCTTACAACCACTTTCAATTTGATTGATACGGGTGGTATTGACGTTGGAGATGAGCCTTTATTGATTCAAATGCGTCAACAGGCGGAAGTTGCCATTGAAGAAGCTGATGTTATTATTTTTTTGTTGAATGGCAGGGAAGGCATTACTGCTGCTGATGAAGAAGTGGCTAAATTACTGTTTAAATCAAATAAACCTGTAGTTGTCGGTGTTAATAAAATGGACAACCCGGAAATGCGCCAGGAGGTTTATGAATTTTATTCACTTGGATTTGGAGAACCGTATCCGATTTCCGGGTCGCATGGGCTTGGATTGGGGGATTTACTTGACGAAGTGGTCGGATATTTTCCCAAGGAGCAGGAGATAGAAATGCCTGATGATACCATATACTTCAGTGTGATTGGAAGACCCAATGTTGGTAAATCATCACTCGTTAATTCGATGTTAAACGAAGACCGGGTCATAGTGAGTGAAATAGAAGGAACAACCCGGGACGCAGTTGACACGCACTTGCGTAAAGATGATCAGGATTTTGTAATAATTGATACTGCCGGTATGCGTAAACGTGGTAAAGTGTATGAAACAACCGAAAAATACAGTGTATTACGTGCCTTAAAGGCGATTGAACGATCGGATGTAGTCCTAGTTCTGTTAGATGCAGAGACAGGAATAAGGGAGCAGGATAAAAAAATTGCCGGGTATGCACATGATGCCGGTCGGGCAATTATTATTGTTGTGAATAAATGGGATACAATCGAATCCAGTGACAAAACGATGAAAGAATTTGAGGAGAAAGTAAGGGCACATTTTCAATTCCTTGATTATGCCCCTGTTGTATTTCTTTCAGCTAAAACGAGGAAAAGGCTTCATACACTTATTCCCGCTATCAGAACGGCCAGTGAAAACCATGCAAAGCGCATACAGACAAACGTACTGAATGATGTGATTATGGATGCATTGGCAATGAATCCAACACCAACCGTTAAGGGCAGAAAACTGAAGGTACTGTATGCAACGCAGGTAGCAGTTAAACCACCAAGTTTTGTTGTCTTTGTGAATGATCCTGATTTAATGCATTTCACATATAAACGTTTTTTGGAAAACAGAATTCGGGATGCTTTTGGGTTTACAGGAACTCCGATTAAAATATTTGCAAGACGACGTCAATAA
- the rpsA gene encoding 30S ribosomal protein S1 yields MTESNSEVPELKVGDLITGTVVKVEEKQVLVDIGYKTEGIIPISELSNLHVEQASDVVKEDDELSLQIKKIEDDEVILSKKAVDADKAWESLATKFENEEVFETEIKDIVKGGLVVDVGLRGFIPASLVETYFVEDFSDYKNQVLSVKIIDLNREQNRVILSHRDVVQDEEESQKQQLLQNLEAGQVLDGTVQRITSFGAFVDLGGIDGLVHISQLAHEHVEKTEDVVAEGDTISVEILSVDRDNERISLSRKKTLPGPWTDIEEKVSKGDVLEGTVKRLVSFGAFVEVMAGVEGLVHISQIANRHIGTPQEVLDTGQTVKVKVLDVSEAEQRMSLSIKELEMEQEAAEFKKYEKDDDQLGFQVGDFIGDKLDKYKS; encoded by the coding sequence ATGACTGAATCTAACAGCGAAGTACCAGAATTGAAGGTGGGAGACCTTATCACAGGAACCGTTGTCAAAGTGGAAGAAAAACAGGTTCTTGTAGATATTGGATATAAAACAGAGGGGATTATTCCGATAAGTGAGTTGTCAAACCTTCATGTTGAACAAGCAAGTGACGTGGTGAAAGAGGACGACGAACTCTCACTGCAGATTAAAAAGATTGAGGATGATGAAGTCATTCTATCCAAAAAAGCGGTAGATGCAGATAAGGCATGGGAATCACTTGCTACGAAATTTGAGAATGAAGAAGTTTTTGAAACAGAAATTAAAGATATTGTAAAAGGCGGACTGGTTGTTGACGTTGGTTTGCGCGGATTTATTCCGGCATCTCTCGTTGAAACGTATTTTGTGGAAGACTTTTCCGACTATAAAAATCAAGTATTATCAGTAAAAATTATTGATCTCAACAGAGAACAGAACCGCGTTATTCTATCGCATCGTGATGTGGTTCAAGATGAGGAAGAAAGCCAAAAACAGCAATTACTTCAAAACCTTGAAGCGGGACAGGTACTTGACGGCACTGTCCAACGTATAACAAGCTTTGGTGCTTTTGTAGACCTTGGAGGAATCGATGGTCTTGTCCACATTTCACAGCTGGCACATGAACATGTGGAAAAGACAGAAGATGTTGTCGCAGAAGGGGATACAATAAGCGTTGAAATTTTATCCGTTGATCGTGATAATGAACGTATTTCACTTTCTCGTAAGAAAACTCTTCCTGGACCTTGGACAGATATTGAAGAAAAAGTATCAAAGGGAGATGTGCTTGAAGGGACGGTAAAACGCCTTGTAAGTTTTGGTGCTTTTGTCGAAGTAATGGCTGGTGTCGAAGGACTTGTTCATATTTCACAAATTGCCAACAGACACATCGGAACACCTCAGGAGGTATTGGATACCGGACAAACCGTTAAAGTAAAAGTACTGGATGTCAGCGAGGCAGAACAGCGGATGTCATTGTCCATAAAAGAATTGGAAATGGAACAGGAAGCGGCCGAATTTAAAAAGTATGAAAAAGATGATGATCAACTTGGCTTCCAGGTTGGGGACTTCATTGGCGATAAACTGGACAAATATAAATCATAA
- a CDS encoding lysophospholipid acyltransferase family protein, whose protein sequence is MSLYTFAKTVVAIFLFPIYRIKVVGKENVPKEGPVIICSNHISNLDPPVVGITSPRDIYFMAKGELFEKPVLGTLLRKIHAFPVRRGMGDRNALRSGLKILQNNETLGLFPEGTRSRTGKVGKGLAGAGFFALRSKAAIVPCAIIGPYKPGQRLTVIYGKPIEMETYRQNKSSAKDTSDAIMDEIRKLVDNYHS, encoded by the coding sequence ATGAGTCTTTATACATTTGCTAAAACAGTAGTGGCAATTTTTCTGTTTCCAATATACCGTATCAAGGTTGTCGGAAAGGAAAATGTACCGAAAGAAGGACCTGTCATTATTTGTTCCAATCATATTTCAAACTTGGATCCGCCAGTTGTAGGCATTACGTCACCGCGTGATATCTATTTTATGGCTAAGGGCGAGTTATTTGAAAAACCGGTACTGGGAACATTACTAAGGAAAATACATGCTTTTCCTGTACGAAGAGGAATGGGAGATCGGAACGCGCTACGGAGTGGGTTGAAAATATTACAAAACAATGAAACACTGGGACTCTTCCCCGAAGGAACACGCAGCAGGACTGGAAAGGTGGGAAAAGGCCTGGCAGGAGCAGGTTTTTTCGCTTTGCGTTCTAAAGCAGCAATTGTACCCTGTGCCATTATTGGACCATATAAGCCCGGCCAGCGTTTGACAGTAATTTACGGGAAACCGATAGAAATGGAAACATACCGTCAAAATAAATCGTCAGCAAAAGATACATCAGATGCAATTATGGATGAAATAAGAAAATTAGTGGATAATTATCATTCGTGA
- the cmk gene encoding (d)CMP kinase, translating to MNKKEIAIAIDGPAAAGKSTVARIAARKLNFIYVDTGAMYRALTLKALNSQIDPNNENALFKLLGHTTIELIQGEDSQHVLLDGNDVTNDIRSDQVTNHVSYIAKHPHIRKEMVKRQQKLAAKRGVVMDGRDIGTHVLPNAEVKIFLIATVEERAQRRHKENLQKGFSSDLETLKKEIEQRDLIDSKREASPLLKADDAIEIDTTSITIAEVAERILDEACNVMGRRGDGA from the coding sequence ATGAATAAGAAAGAAATAGCGATTGCAATTGATGGACCTGCCGCTGCAGGGAAAAGCACTGTAGCAAGAATAGCAGCTAGGAAACTCAACTTTATATACGTTGACACGGGGGCAATGTACCGTGCGTTGACACTAAAAGCGCTAAACAGCCAAATTGATCCGAATAATGAAAATGCGCTGTTTAAACTGTTGGGGCATACAACCATTGAACTGATTCAAGGAGAAGATAGCCAGCATGTTTTATTGGACGGGAATGATGTAACAAATGACATTCGCTCTGATCAGGTAACCAACCATGTTTCCTATATTGCCAAGCATCCACATATTAGGAAGGAAATGGTAAAACGTCAACAGAAACTGGCGGCAAAGCGAGGCGTTGTTATGGACGGCCGGGATATTGGCACACATGTACTGCCGAATGCAGAAGTGAAAATATTTCTTATTGCCACCGTTGAAGAACGTGCGCAGAGAAGACATAAAGAAAACTTACAAAAAGGGTTTTCTTCCGATCTGGAGACACTTAAAAAAGAAATCGAACAGCGGGATTTGATCGATTCCAAACGGGAAGCCTCGCCATTGCTGAAAGCCGATGATGCCATTGAAATAGATACAACCTCCATTACCATTGCCGAAGTGGCGGAACGTATTTTAGATGAAGCCTGCAACGTAATGGGACGTAGAGGGGACGGAGCATGA
- the ypeB gene encoding germination protein YpeB has protein sequence MIRWILIGVLTVGIAAVGFWGYQEHQEKNAILVQAENDYQRAFHELTYHLDLMNDKIGTALAMDSKTSLSPQLVEIWRLTSQATADVGQLPLVLMPFNKTEEFLSDIGKFTYRTAVKDSGKKALTDKEMTRLEKLYQQSADIKNELRRVQNVVLEENLRWMDVELALAEEGEPTDNTIVDGFKTVEKTVEGFSESNVDSPLPGTSSQDHKYQFLKGEKISKEEALKRSKNIFNVKNTENITITESGKGSDIPIYSISYRNGDKNAYMDMSQKGGHLISLLVNRKVGKQKISLNDGLKKAESYLNKHGFEKMEIFQSNQYDNIGVYSFLYNQNGVRVYSDAIEVKVALDNGDLLGFTAKNYFMNHKKRDIPEPKLSAKEAKESVNADVKINEKHLAIIDNDLGKEVLTYEFLGVLGNETYRIFINAMNGTEEKVEKLDGKEVNFDVVS, from the coding sequence ATGATACGTTGGATTTTAATTGGTGTTCTAACCGTTGGAATAGCCGCTGTAGGTTTTTGGGGATATCAGGAACATCAGGAAAAGAATGCGATTCTTGTTCAAGCGGAAAATGACTATCAGCGTGCATTTCATGAACTTACCTATCATTTGGATTTGATGAATGATAAGATAGGAACCGCTTTGGCTATGGATTCAAAAACAAGCCTATCTCCACAATTGGTGGAAATATGGCGGCTGACTTCACAAGCAACTGCAGATGTTGGGCAGCTTCCTTTGGTTTTGATGCCATTTAATAAAACGGAAGAATTTCTTTCTGATATCGGTAAATTTACGTATCGAACAGCTGTTAAAGATTCAGGGAAAAAGGCCTTGACAGATAAGGAAATGACAAGACTGGAAAAATTATATCAACAATCAGCCGATATTAAAAATGAATTAAGAAGAGTACAGAATGTTGTATTGGAAGAAAATTTACGGTGGATGGATGTTGAATTGGCTCTTGCTGAGGAAGGCGAACCTACGGATAACACCATTGTGGACGGATTTAAAACAGTGGAAAAAACGGTGGAAGGTTTCAGTGAAAGCAACGTTGATTCACCACTGCCTGGAACATCATCCCAGGATCACAAGTATCAGTTCCTGAAAGGTGAAAAAATTAGCAAAGAAGAAGCTTTAAAGCGAAGTAAAAATATTTTTAATGTAAAAAACACGGAAAACATTACGATAACCGAAAGTGGTAAGGGATCCGATATACCTATTTACAGCATTTCTTATCGGAATGGTGATAAAAATGCTTATATGGATATGTCACAAAAGGGTGGGCATCTTATCTCTCTGCTTGTTAACCGCAAAGTCGGAAAGCAGAAGATCAGCTTGAATGATGGGTTAAAAAAAGCTGAATCCTACCTTAACAAACATGGTTTTGAAAAGATGGAAATTTTCCAGAGCAATCAATATGACAACATCGGTGTTTATTCCTTTTTGTATAATCAGAATGGGGTACGGGTTTATTCCGATGCAATTGAGGTAAAAGTTGCGCTGGATAACGGTGACCTGCTCGGATTTACCGCCAAGAATTATTTTATGAACCATAAGAAAAGAGATATTCCCGAGCCTAAGCTGTCTGCCAAAGAAGCAAAAGAAAGTGTCAATGCTGATGTGAAAATTAATGAAAAACATCTGGCGATTATCGATAATGACCTTGGCAAGGAAGTTTTGACGTATGAATTTCTCGGAGTTCTTGGCAATGAGACATACCGTATCTTTATCAATGCAATGAATGGGACAGAGGAAAAGGTTGAAAAACTGGATGGCAAAGAAGTAAATTTTGATGTTGTTTCCTGA
- the sleB gene encoding spore cortex-lytic enzyme translates to MTYQTRKLSLSIIIICFIAIGLQTAAPVNKVEAFSPQVIQHGSTGDDVIELQARLQYLGFYNGDIDGVFGWGTYWALRNFQYEFGLKVDGFAGPVTKNKLVQESKYDKQYVKSQIRSGNEFTYYGGVDRSKQSAPQGNNTPNQTNNQTNNQSGNQANPQPTAVNVPQGFSQNDIKLMANAVHGEARGEPYVGQVAVAAVILNRVESSSFPNTISGVIFEPRAFTAVADGQIWLTPDETAKQAVMDAINGWDPSGGALYYFNPKTATSDWIWSRPQIKKIGKHIFCK, encoded by the coding sequence ATGACCTATCAAACAAGAAAATTGTCACTATCCATTATTATTATATGTTTTATTGCTATCGGATTACAAACCGCAGCCCCTGTAAATAAGGTGGAAGCATTTAGTCCGCAGGTGATTCAGCATGGTTCAACCGGGGATGATGTCATCGAGCTTCAGGCAAGACTTCAGTATCTAGGGTTCTATAATGGAGATATCGATGGTGTATTTGGATGGGGAACGTATTGGGCATTAAGAAATTTCCAATATGAATTTGGGCTGAAAGTGGATGGGTTTGCCGGTCCAGTAACTAAAAACAAACTCGTCCAGGAAAGTAAATATGATAAGCAATACGTTAAAAGTCAAATCAGAAGCGGAAATGAGTTTACGTATTATGGAGGCGTCGATAGATCGAAACAATCTGCACCACAGGGAAATAACACCCCTAATCAGACAAATAATCAAACAAACAATCAGTCAGGTAATCAGGCAAATCCTCAACCTACTGCGGTAAATGTACCACAGGGCTTCTCGCAGAATGACATTAAGCTTATGGCGAATGCCGTTCACGGTGAAGCCAGAGGCGAGCCATACGTGGGTCAGGTTGCTGTTGCGGCAGTTATTTTAAACCGTGTTGAAAGTTCGTCTTTTCCGAATACTATTTCCGGCGTTATTTTTGAACCAAGAGCATTTACCGCAGTTGCTGACGGACAGATTTGGCTGACTCCGGACGAAACTGCAAAACAGGCAGTGATGGATGCCATAAACGGCTGGGATCCTTCCGGAGGGGCGTTGTATTATTTCAACCCGAAAACCGCAACATCTGATTGGATATGGTCCCGTCCGCAAATCAAGAAAATTGGCAAGCATATATTTTGTAAATAG
- a CDS encoding IS1182 family transposase → MFKHYNMNQVVLPLDLEIKLQEDDIAYAVNDIVEAIPDDAFINFLRDTGCPAYHPRMMMKIILCAYTQSVFSGRKVEGLLNDSVRMMWLAQGYEPSYRTINRFRVHPEVKELLRQCFVQFRCQLVQEEQIDEEAIFMDGTKIEANANKYTFVWRKAIEKYSANLVEKSNQMYDELLEKEIIPEIERESADELSTDELEKVVEKLDENVEAYNKKIEASEDGSERKRLRSERKTPKQYRKQFKDYVARKQKYQQDMETFGTRNSYSKTDHDATFMRMKDDHMRNGQLKAGYNVQLATEGQYALAYDVFPNPTDTRTFIPFLDHIEERFFKLPTYIVADAGYGSEQNYEDVIENRKRTPLITYNQYRKEKKKKYKENAFNVANWEYSEENDTFTCPNGKRLTFRYMSNRTDRYGYTRTFKVYECEDCSGCPLRSQCTKAKEGHNRRIYYNQKWEQQKAYTRQQLSEKETGEIYGKRKIEVEPVFGFLKANLRFTRFSVRGKEKVENELGFAFMAVNLRKYTAMNVNQPTDHKNNPNQNGSDHQQSMIGTIFKLFLASYVPASFYFLRK, encoded by the coding sequence ATGTTTAAACATTATAACATGAATCAAGTGGTTTTGCCGTTAGATTTAGAAATAAAACTTCAAGAAGATGATATTGCTTACGCTGTGAATGACATAGTGGAAGCTATTCCGGATGATGCATTCATTAACTTTTTACGTGACACTGGTTGTCCAGCTTATCATCCACGCATGATGATGAAAATTATTTTATGTGCTTACACGCAATCTGTTTTCTCTGGCAGAAAGGTGGAAGGATTACTGAACGATAGTGTACGTATGATGTGGTTAGCCCAGGGATATGAGCCGAGTTATCGCACCATCAATCGATTCCGTGTTCATCCAGAGGTCAAAGAACTATTGCGTCAGTGCTTCGTGCAATTTCGTTGTCAGCTTGTACAGGAAGAACAGATAGATGAAGAAGCGATTTTTATGGACGGAACCAAAATCGAAGCGAATGCCAATAAGTATACATTTGTTTGGCGTAAAGCGATTGAAAAATACAGTGCCAATTTGGTGGAGAAGTCCAACCAGATGTATGATGAACTATTGGAAAAAGAAATTATTCCGGAAATCGAACGGGAAAGCGCAGATGAGCTATCTACCGATGAGCTCGAAAAAGTAGTCGAAAAGCTGGATGAGAACGTTGAAGCCTATAATAAAAAAATCGAAGCAAGTGAAGATGGAAGCGAACGGAAACGGCTTCGCTCCGAACGCAAAACACCGAAACAATATCGTAAACAATTTAAGGATTACGTGGCACGCAAACAGAAATACCAGCAGGACATGGAAACCTTCGGAACACGCAACAGTTACTCCAAGACAGATCATGATGCCACGTTTATGCGAATGAAAGATGACCATATGAGAAATGGCCAACTGAAAGCAGGCTATAATGTGCAACTTGCGACAGAAGGACAATATGCGCTCGCTTATGATGTGTTTCCAAACCCGACAGATACACGTACATTCATTCCTTTTCTGGATCATATCGAGGAACGTTTCTTTAAGCTACCGACGTATATTGTCGCTGACGCAGGCTATGGAAGTGAACAAAACTACGAAGACGTCATCGAGAATCGGAAACGCACGCCACTGATTACGTATAACCAATACCGTAAAGAGAAGAAAAAGAAATATAAGGAAAACGCCTTTAATGTAGCCAATTGGGAATATAGCGAGGAAAATGATACCTTTACCTGTCCGAATGGTAAAAGATTAACCTTCCGCTATATGTCCAACCGAACAGACCGATATGGTTATACAAGGACATTTAAAGTTTATGAATGTGAAGACTGTTCCGGTTGTCCGTTACGATCCCAATGCACCAAAGCAAAGGAAGGCCATAACCGAAGAATTTATTATAACCAAAAGTGGGAGCAACAAAAAGCATATACGAGACAACAGCTTTCGGAAAAAGAAACTGGTGAAATTTACGGTAAACGTAAAATTGAGGTGGAACCAGTCTTCGGATTCTTGAAGGCTAATTTGCGTTTCACCCGTTTTTCTGTACGGGGCAAAGAGAAAGTGGAAAATGAATTAGGATTTGCATTCATGGCGGTGAACTTGCGAAAGTACACTGCCATGAACGTAAATCAACCAACAGATCATAAAAATAATCCAAATCAAAATGGTTCCGATCACCAACAATCGATGATCGGAACCATTTTTAAGTTATTTTTGGCTAGTTATGTCCCAGCCTCTTTCTATTTTTTAAGAAAATGA